In Oncorhynchus tshawytscha isolate Ot180627B linkage group LG28, Otsh_v2.0, whole genome shotgun sequence, a genomic segment contains:
- the LOC112217945 gene encoding neurexin-3b, translating to MNPFSLPQCVLLLLSTLLGLCQGLEFRGSEGQWARYLRWDASTRSDLTFQFQTDTSDALILYFDDGGYCDFLLLTITEGKLQLRFSIDCAETTVTADKSVNDSCWHFAMVSRHNLRTVLALDGQTKAEDVRPERQFMIVVSDLFLGGVPGDIRTSAITLPTVRELPPFKGVIKDLNYGNKVPKLINSQKVRLEEMGLCTENPCENGGSCSVADGEPYCDCSKTGYTGRTCSQAVQRKPGFSHLKASESGLYTTSCNMTLPYLL from the exons ATGAATCCCTTTAGTCTCCCTCAGTGTGTCCTTCTGCTTCTCAGTACTCTACTGGGCCTGTGTCAGGGCCTGGAGTTCAGGGGTTCTGAGGGCCAGTGGGCACGGTACCTCCGCTGGGACGCCAGTACCAGAAGTGACCTCACCTTCCAGTTCCAAACAGACACGTCCGACGCCCTGATCCTCTACTTCGACGACGGCGGCTACTGTGACTTCCTGCTTCTCACCATAACGGAAGGGAAGCTACAGCTTCGCTTCAGCATTGATTGCGCTGAGACCACAGTCACCGCTGACAAATCGGTCAACGACAGCTGCTGGCACTTTGCGATGGTCAGCCGACACAACCTCAGAACGGTCTTGGCCCTGGACGGGCAGACCAAGGCGGAGGATGTTCGACCAGAGCGCCAGTTCATGATTGTCGTCAGTGACCTGTTCCTCGGAGGTGTACCCGGAGACATCAGGACCTCGGCCATCACCCTGCCGACGGTTAGAGAGCTGCCTCCGTTCAAAGGAGTTATCAAAGATCTGAATTACGGGAACAAGGTTCCCAAGCTGATCAACAGTCAGAAGGTACGTCTGGAGGAGATGGGTCTCTGTACAGAGAACCCATGTGAGAATGGAGgctcctgctccgtggctgaTGGAGAACCCTACTGCGACTGCTCCAAAACGGGATATACAGGAAGGACCTGCAGCCAAG CCGTTCAGAGGAAACCAG GCTTCTCACATCTGAAGGCATCTGAGTCAG GACTCTACACTACCTCCTGTAACATGACTCTTCCCTACCTCCTGTAA